One window of Saprospiraceae bacterium genomic DNA carries:
- a CDS encoding FAD-dependent monooxygenase, producing the protein MDQNKTIQIAGCGLVGSLLALRLLQRGFDVTVYESRPDMRKATISAGRSINLALSHRGIQTLKLAGLETELLANAIKMEGRLIHDLEGQLVYQAYSSRPGEYINSISRRTLNVILMDAIEKIKPNAIQFNTQLKKINTQTNKAFFENESKISEERLFDLIIGTDGAASACRQYFMEQSARLHFNYSQVFQNYGYKELTIPPGANGEFLLEKNVLHIWPRGHFMMIALPNPDATFTATLFLPYHGSESFEVLNNENQLVNFFETYFKDAISLIPQLTSEFFHNPTGHLYTVKCSPWHDEDKILLMGDAAHAIIPFYGQGMNCGFEDVFVFDKLLDEKMDWQSICKTFSEIRKPNSDAIADLAEDNFIEMRDKVADPVFQRKRKLEMQLEKQFPEYYSKYAMVTFRPDISYRDAMIKGRLQDALLMNLCSSEKTDWTPDELKEIYQQLKSIE; encoded by the coding sequence ATTGATCAAAATAAAACCATTCAAATTGCAGGTTGTGGTCTGGTGGGAAGTTTACTTGCCTTGCGTTTATTGCAACGAGGATTTGATGTTACCGTGTACGAATCCCGACCAGATATGCGCAAAGCAACAATCAGTGCAGGACGATCGATCAATCTGGCACTTTCTCATCGGGGAATCCAAACATTAAAACTGGCAGGACTCGAAACGGAATTATTGGCAAACGCTATAAAAATGGAAGGCCGTTTAATACACGACCTGGAAGGTCAATTGGTATATCAGGCATATAGTTCAAGACCTGGTGAATATATAAATTCCATTTCAAGACGCACCCTCAATGTGATCTTGATGGATGCCATTGAAAAAATAAAACCGAATGCGATTCAGTTTAATACCCAATTAAAAAAAATTAATACTCAAACAAATAAAGCTTTTTTTGAAAATGAATCTAAAATTTCAGAAGAACGATTATTTGATTTAATAATTGGGACCGATGGAGCTGCATCGGCATGCAGGCAATATTTTATGGAACAATCTGCCCGTTTGCATTTTAATTATTCACAAGTATTTCAAAATTATGGATACAAGGAATTAACGATTCCTCCAGGAGCAAATGGCGAATTTTTATTAGAAAAAAATGTGTTACACATTTGGCCACGAGGCCATTTTATGATGATTGCACTTCCAAATCCCGATGCAACATTCACTGCAACCTTGTTCTTGCCTTATCACGGATCTGAAAGCTTTGAAGTTTTAAATAATGAAAATCAGTTAGTAAACTTTTTTGAAACCTATTTTAAAGATGCCATTTCATTAATTCCCCAATTAACGAGTGAGTTTTTCCACAATCCTACCGGACATCTTTATACAGTAAAATGTTCACCATGGCATGATGAAGATAAAATTCTTTTAATGGGAGATGCGGCTCATGCCATTATTCCTTTTTATGGCCAGGGAATGAATTGTGGTTTCGAAGATGTCTTCGTATTTGATAAACTGCTTGATGAGAAAATGGATTGGCAATCAATTTGTAAAACATTTTCAGAAATTAGAAAACCAAATTCGGATGCAATAGCCGATTTGGCGGAAGATAATTTTATAGAAATGCGCGATAAAGTTGCAGACCCTGTTTTTCAAAGAAAACGCAAACTCGAGATGCAATTGGAAAAACAATTTCCCGAATATTATTCTAAATATGCAATGGTTACCTTCAGGCCGGATATATCCTATCGCGATGCCATGATAAAAGGCCGCCTTCAAGATGCTTTGCTAATGAACCTATGCAGTTCAGAAAAAACAGACTGGACCCCAGATGAACTAAAAGAAATTTATCAACAACTTAAATCGATTGAATAA
- a CDS encoding FAD-dependent oxidoreductase, whose translation MPSAIWYPLQLDKIIHETEFTRRFIFRIESDSLFEYEAGQFLTCDLPIGEKRAQRWRSYSIANWNPGNHEIEFCISYKEGGPASEYFFKNISIGDQFKCKGPEGTFILPDQTSQNLILICTGTGLAPFRAMIQKIIEQKITFDSIQLIYGTRTLEDIIYKSELLQWPQDVLNFSTHICLSRESKLVEFNSPSVFIHSGYVHPVYKTLLQNNTIDSTKSTFLICGWSAMIDEAVLNLFSEFKVPREHIRFELYG comes from the coding sequence ATGCCCTCGGCTATCTGGTATCCTCTGCAATTAGATAAAATTATCCATGAAACGGAATTTACCCGTCGATTCATCTTTCGTATAGAATCTGATAGCTTATTTGAATATGAGGCCGGTCAATTTTTAACCTGTGATCTTCCCATTGGAGAAAAAAGAGCACAACGCTGGCGTAGTTACAGCATTGCAAACTGGAATCCAGGAAATCACGAAATTGAATTTTGCATTTCCTATAAGGAAGGGGGACCGGCATCTGAATACTTTTTTAAAAACATTTCAATAGGAGATCAATTTAAATGCAAAGGTCCGGAAGGTACGTTTATCCTTCCCGATCAAACTTCTCAAAATTTAATTCTAATTTGTACGGGCACCGGACTTGCCCCTTTTAGAGCCATGATTCAAAAAATCATAGAACAAAAAATCACATTTGATTCCATCCAGCTAATTTATGGAACCAGAACCCTGGAGGATATCATTTATAAATCTGAATTATTGCAATGGCCACAGGATGTTTTAAATTTCAGTACCCATATTTGCCTATCACGTGAATCCAAATTGGTTGAATTTAATTCACCATCAGTTTTTATCCATTCCGGATATGTACACCCAGTTTATAAAACCTTGCTTCAAAACAATACTATAGATTCAACAAAAAGTACTTTTCTTATTTGTGGCTGGAGTGCCATGATTGATGAAGCTGTGTTAAATTTATTTTCTGAATTTAAAGTCCCACGAGAACACATACGGTTTGAGTTGTATGGATGA
- a CDS encoding GHMP kinase yields the protein MLLSSEYLVLFGATALALPTRLGQKMKVQELNGSEIIWNSYGPDGKKWFSAEIDLMGFDVTESSHPETGKFLRKLLKACCQNNSEFLSHWKKYKVDHYLEFPNSWGLGSSSTLIFNMASWADVNPYHLYFDVEQGSGYDVACAGAEGPILYTLGDGSIDLEEIDFKPSFQDKLFFIPLNQKTSSKEAVEKAKQQKPDKKIIQEASDLTNKLLDIHSLTQFENWIAQHESLISNYTGIQRIKDQNFPDFQGEIKSLGAWGGDIVLATASNGKEALESYFKAKGYEKVIPYAELIL from the coding sequence GTGTTATTAAGTTCAGAGTACCTTGTACTTTTTGGTGCTACCGCTTTGGCTTTGCCTACCCGTTTGGGCCAGAAAATGAAGGTACAGGAATTGAACGGTTCCGAAATTATTTGGAATTCTTACGGACCAGATGGCAAAAAGTGGTTTTCTGCAGAAATTGACCTCATGGGATTTGATGTGACGGAATCCAGTCACCCTGAAACCGGAAAATTTCTTAGAAAATTATTAAAGGCCTGTTGTCAAAACAATTCAGAATTTTTATCTCATTGGAAAAAATATAAAGTAGATCACTACCTCGAGTTTCCTAACTCCTGGGGACTTGGATCCAGTTCGACTTTAATTTTTAATATGGCTTCGTGGGCTGATGTCAATCCATACCATTTATATTTTGACGTTGAACAGGGCTCCGGCTATGATGTTGCCTGCGCCGGTGCAGAAGGACCCATACTTTATACCTTAGGAGATGGCTCCATTGATTTGGAAGAAATTGATTTCAAACCTAGTTTTCAAGACAAATTGTTTTTTATACCCCTTAATCAAAAAACAAGCAGTAAAGAAGCTGTAGAAAAGGCTAAACAGCAAAAACCTGATAAAAAAATTATCCAGGAAGCCAGTGATCTTACGAATAAATTACTTGACATACACTCATTAACACAATTTGAAAACTGGATTGCACAACATGAGTCTTTGATTTCGAATTATACGGGCATCCAACGCATAAAAGACCAAAATTTTCCGGATTTTCAAGGCGAAATTAAATCATTGGGTGCCTGGGGTGGAGATATTGTACTGGCTACAGCAAGCAACGGCAAAGAAGCACTTGAATCTTATTTTAAAGCTAAAGGCTACGAAAAGGTAATTCCCTATGCTGAATTAATCCTTTAG
- a CDS encoding redoxin domain-containing protein, translating to MRQITCLLLLFGSTWLFSQKDSVEIRCKVQGLKSGTVKLISVFGDQNLFVDSTFSNEQGEFEWIRKKPYHPGYYYLILPDYTNFHMILDADQHFSMVTTKEDLIGNMRVKDCIDNQLLYESLKLQLKHEIAMDSLNTMKNNAPNDNLTLDKFDLGIKKIIDEKKQQMEGFIKKYPDVFFVKFKRAGQNPDLMNLRNAKGEVDRDRQLEMYRLAFWDNVDLSDTRLLYTPVLVNKLKKFILELTPQHPDSIIRQADYIIKKSLVNKEIFQFVSNWIALNYEPTKTKVMDGEAVFVFILDKYFTKENAFWMDEKELAAIKKKVYEMQSSCLGCQGQDIISTDLNGATRSIYELKEDFVIVYMYDPDCDHCQKETPQLIQFYKEWKAKGVEVFAVVLNSTDQKWRDFVKK from the coding sequence ATGAGACAAATAACCTGTTTGCTGTTACTATTTGGTTCAACGTGGCTTTTTAGCCAAAAAGACAGTGTTGAAATTCGCTGCAAGGTCCAAGGCCTTAAAAGCGGAACGGTCAAATTAATAAGTGTGTTTGGCGACCAGAATTTATTTGTGGATTCTACCTTTTCAAACGAACAAGGGGAATTTGAATGGATTCGTAAAAAACCCTACCATCCAGGTTATTATTATTTGATTTTACCGGATTACACAAACTTTCATATGATTTTGGATGCCGATCAACATTTTTCAATGGTTACTACCAAGGAAGATCTAATTGGCAACATGCGGGTTAAGGATTGTATTGATAACCAGCTGCTGTACGAGTCACTCAAACTTCAATTAAAACATGAAATAGCCATGGATTCTCTGAATACCATGAAAAATAATGCTCCAAATGACAATTTGACCTTAGATAAATTTGATTTGGGTATTAAAAAAATTATTGATGAGAAGAAACAACAAATGGAGGGGTTCATAAAAAAATATCCTGATGTTTTTTTTGTAAAATTTAAACGGGCAGGACAAAACCCTGATTTGATGAATCTTCGTAATGCTAAGGGAGAAGTCGATCGCGACCGACAACTGGAAATGTATCGGCTTGCCTTTTGGGATAATGTTGATTTAAGTGATACGCGTCTTTTGTACACTCCGGTATTGGTCAATAAGTTGAAGAAATTTATATTGGAGTTAACACCACAACATCCGGATTCTATCATTCGACAAGCTGATTATATTATTAAGAAATCTTTGGTGAATAAAGAAATATTTCAGTTTGTCAGTAACTGGATTGCGTTAAACTATGAACCAACCAAGACGAAGGTAATGGACGGGGAAGCCGTTTTTGTATTTATTTTGGATAAATACTTTACAAAGGAAAATGCATTTTGGATGGATGAAAAAGAATTAGCTGCAATAAAGAAAAAAGTATATGAAATGCAATCCAGTTGTTTGGGTTGTCAGGGACAAGATATTATTTCAACAGATTTAAACGGAGCAACACGTTCCATTTATGAGCTGAAAGAAGATTTTGTGATAGTGTATATGTATGATCCGGACTGCGACCATTGTCAGAAAGAAACGCCCCAGCTGATTCAGTTTTATAAAGAATGGAAAGCTAAAGGAGTCGAAGTATTTGCGGTTGTATTAAATTCAACAGATCAAAAATGGCGCGACTTTGTAAAAAAATAG
- a CDS encoding T9SS type A sorting domain-containing protein yields MNRYIRIILSTSVLIFGIFGFQNALIAQNTVSLYLIDKGWNLDTNIIELRATHFQRVGTMHFSLKEINNQGDFAGVDQIQLMNFQSGVNITYNSISKTISVSWDVLFINGFNIPDGQLVFRILWKSNPNFSHCYEFVQSPLPTEIKDPNLIPQIVKLYNSCDALLNVPSFFNAYIDINKNCNYEFQEDLFTQYTILDSFNNQINTYKNPQNLFYTKQEFGLHYYKILPVTSLWTSCTNYQMVLIDSTTKIIGLSYGMQSVVDCPELSVEINTPIVRRCVDYSYYIHYENIGTLAADSVKVLIKLDPFMSLKGASIPISNFQAPYAEFLIGKLDIFKHGNFTITVNIDCDSTSIGQTHCVSAEILPHKDCIIPANWSGASIKLDAKCENGKNKFRIQNIGTQDMPDPVQYWIVEDDIMPGLKKDIKLNKASFFDIEYPANGKTYRLITDQVKNHPGLSYPSIALEACGKNGSGGISTGYYLMFPEDEEDPNIAIDCQASRSSFDPNDKTASPLGYQSDHYIESQRTLEYKIRFQNTGNDTAFKVVIVDTLSEWMDLSTLKILNASHPFSFSLINRVLSFRFDPIYLPYQSIDDANSQGFVQYSIRPNSKAPLETKLSNTASIYFDFNAPIQTNTTIHTINRDFIIVSIKVADPSILNVNIYPNPGTDYLILETDMLSPEKDIQLCDLNGRVLLSQKWIGQQSILQLNDRFQSGTYILNIYEKSKLLYRATIALKTKN; encoded by the coding sequence ATGAATAGATATATCAGAATTATACTAAGTACAAGTGTTTTAATTTTTGGGATTTTCGGATTTCAAAATGCTTTAATTGCACAAAACACCGTAAGTCTTTATTTAATAGATAAGGGTTGGAATTTAGATACCAATATCATCGAGTTACGAGCTACCCATTTTCAACGAGTGGGAACGATGCATTTTTCTCTTAAAGAAATTAACAATCAAGGTGATTTTGCAGGTGTAGATCAAATTCAATTAATGAATTTTCAGTCGGGTGTGAATATTACTTACAATTCCATTTCAAAAACGATTTCTGTAAGTTGGGATGTTTTATTTATAAATGGATTCAATATACCAGATGGACAATTGGTATTTCGGATACTTTGGAAATCCAATCCAAATTTCTCCCATTGCTATGAATTTGTACAATCCCCGCTTCCAACGGAGATAAAAGATCCAAACTTAATTCCACAAATTGTCAAACTTTATAATTCCTGTGATGCATTGTTGAATGTTCCAAGTTTTTTTAATGCCTATATTGATATTAATAAAAACTGTAACTACGAATTTCAGGAAGACTTATTTACGCAATATACCATTTTAGATAGTTTTAATAATCAAATCAACACGTATAAGAATCCACAAAACTTGTTTTATACGAAACAAGAATTTGGATTGCATTATTACAAAATACTTCCGGTTACTTCTCTTTGGACTTCTTGTACAAATTATCAAATGGTGTTGATTGATTCAACTACAAAAATTATCGGTTTGAGTTATGGCATGCAATCCGTGGTTGATTGTCCGGAATTATCTGTTGAAATAAACACCCCTATTGTCCGCAGATGTGTGGACTACTCGTATTATATACATTATGAGAACATCGGCACCCTGGCAGCTGATTCTGTTAAGGTACTTATTAAATTAGATCCCTTTATGAGTTTGAAGGGTGCCAGCATTCCGATTTCAAATTTTCAAGCGCCCTATGCAGAATTTCTAATAGGAAAGCTTGATATTTTTAAACATGGAAATTTTACGATTACCGTAAACATAGACTGTGATTCTACAAGTATTGGTCAAACGCATTGTGTCAGTGCAGAAATACTGCCTCATAAAGATTGCATTATTCCGGCAAACTGGTCCGGTGCCAGTATAAAATTAGATGCCAAATGTGAAAATGGAAAAAATAAATTCCGTATTCAAAATATTGGCACACAGGATATGCCTGATCCGGTTCAATATTGGATTGTGGAAGACGATATCATGCCTGGTTTAAAGAAGGATATCAAATTAAATAAGGCCAGTTTTTTTGATATTGAATACCCAGCAAATGGAAAAACCTATCGACTGATTACAGATCAGGTTAAAAATCATCCTGGCTTATCTTATCCTTCTATAGCCTTGGAAGCCTGTGGTAAAAATGGTTCCGGAGGAATCAGTACCGGTTATTATTTAATGTTTCCGGAAGATGAAGAAGATCCCAACATTGCAATTGATTGTCAAGCTTCCAGATCTTCATTTGATCCCAATGATAAAACGGCAAGTCCTTTGGGATATCAATCAGATCATTATATTGAATCCCAACGAACCTTAGAATATAAAATCCGTTTCCAAAATACTGGAAACGACACTGCATTTAAAGTAGTTATTGTTGATACCTTAAGTGAATGGATGGATCTAAGTACGCTTAAGATCCTGAATGCATCGCACCCTTTTAGTTTTAGTTTGATAAATCGGGTATTAAGCTTCCGCTTTGACCCGATTTATCTCCCTTACCAATCGATTGATGATGCCAATTCACAAGGATTTGTTCAGTATTCCATTCGACCCAATTCCAAAGCGCCTTTAGAAACCAAATTATCCAATACGGCTTCAATTTATTTTGATTTTAATGCACCGATTCAAACGAATACAACAATACATACAATAAACAGGGACTTTATTATTGTTTCAATTAAAGTTGCCGATCCTTCAATACTAAATGTGAACATTTATCCGAATCCGGGGACAGACTATCTGATCTTGGAAACTGACATGCTGTCTCCGGAAAAGGATATTCAATTGTGTGATTTAAATGGTCGTGTTTTGTTATCACAAAAGTGGATCGGTCAACAAAGCATCCTTCAACTGAATGATCGCTTTCAATCTGGTACTTACATTTTAAACATATATGAAAAATCTAAACTTCTTTATCGAGCAACCATTGCTCTAAAAACTAAAAATTAG
- a CDS encoding TIGR01777 family protein, which yields MKRILIAGGSGLIGTSLSDFLASKNYQVSWLSRKTAHQTFPTFYWNPEKMELDSKALQNLDVLINLAGSSIGEGRWTSDRKMQILNSRTASIKTLKQHLSTLNNKIPLLIQASAIGYYGNCGDQALNEDSDCCVPDFLSQTCARWEQEATQLKEFVENMSIIRTGLYLNSKGGVWPKLIQTKALRFLNYFGSGEQFYSWIHVQDYNRAIEFIIQQNASGIFNFTSPHAVKNKNLVKTICKLSKHTCICFPVPAFMLKLILGEQANLLLNSNNVYPKKLLDAGFKFSFNSIEQAIEELNGSL from the coding sequence ATGAAAAGGATTTTAATAGCAGGAGGAAGTGGTTTGATTGGCACGAGTTTGTCTGATTTTTTAGCTTCAAAAAATTATCAGGTAAGCTGGTTGAGCAGGAAGACTGCACACCAAACGTTTCCAACTTTTTATTGGAATCCGGAAAAAATGGAGTTGGACAGCAAGGCACTCCAAAATCTGGATGTCCTAATCAATCTGGCAGGGAGCTCAATTGGAGAAGGACGATGGACTTCCGATCGAAAGATGCAAATTTTAAATTCAAGAACTGCATCCATAAAAACATTGAAGCAGCATTTAAGTACTTTGAATAATAAAATTCCGCTGTTGATTCAAGCATCTGCTATTGGATATTATGGGAATTGTGGCGATCAAGCTTTGAATGAAGATTCAGATTGTTGTGTACCAGATTTTTTATCCCAAACCTGTGCACGATGGGAGCAGGAAGCGACCCAATTGAAAGAATTTGTTGAAAATATGAGCATCATTCGCACCGGTTTATATTTAAATTCTAAAGGGGGCGTTTGGCCAAAGCTTATCCAAACGAAGGCGTTGCGTTTTTTAAATTACTTTGGTTCGGGTGAACAATTTTATTCCTGGATTCATGTACAAGATTACAATCGGGCCATTGAATTTATCATTCAACAAAATGCATCCGGAATTTTTAATTTTACTTCACCACATGCTGTTAAAAATAAGAATCTGGTAAAAACGATTTGCAAATTAAGCAAGCATACTTGTATTTGTTTTCCAGTTCCAGCTTTTATGCTAAAGCTAATTCTAGGTGAGCAAGCAAATTTATTATTAAATTCTAACAATGTTTATCCTAAAAAATTATTGGATGCAGGCTTTAAATTTTCTTTTAATTCTATTGAACAAGCGATTGAGGAATTGAATGGAAGCCTATAG
- a CDS encoding RNA polymerase sigma factor, whose amino-acid sequence MQRIRHWILFYSESKRNTGMEHLVERVKQKDQRAFKELYDLFAKPMYNICLRIMNHEQDAHDVLQESFVKVFQNIHQLQKAELFPAWIKRICVNTAIQAVKTKKKMILEEWDDVPGMINLQDEQELVEEAAFEQNIHEIHEAIKKLPDRYRIVFSLHVLEDYSHEEIAKMLGIVSGTSRSQYLRAKQKLIELIKKNKNNVRSFEKVYSAS is encoded by the coding sequence ATGCAACGAATCCGCCATTGGATTCTCTTTTATTCAGAAAGCAAACGAAATACCGGCATGGAGCATTTGGTGGAACGGGTTAAACAAAAGGATCAAAGGGCGTTTAAGGAGCTCTATGATCTCTTTGCCAAGCCTATGTACAACATTTGCCTTCGAATTATGAACCATGAACAGGATGCACATGATGTATTGCAGGAGAGTTTTGTAAAAGTGTTTCAGAACATTCATCAATTGCAAAAAGCGGAATTGTTTCCAGCTTGGATTAAAAGAATTTGTGTTAATACGGCCATTCAAGCAGTAAAAACAAAAAAGAAAATGATCCTGGAAGAATGGGATGATGTGCCAGGAATGATCAATCTCCAGGACGAACAGGAACTGGTTGAAGAGGCGGCATTCGAACAAAACATTCATGAAATTCATGAAGCAATTAAAAAATTACCGGATCGATACCGCATTGTTTTTTCACTTCATGTGTTGGAAGATTATTCACATGAGGAAATTGCAAAGATGTTAGGCATCGTTTCTGGAACTTCTAGAAGCCAATATTTAAGAGCTAAACAAAAATTGATTGAACTTATTAAAAAAAATAAAAACAATGTCAGATCCTTTGAAAAAGTATATTCAGCAAGCTAA
- the queG gene encoding tRNA epoxyqueuosine(34) reductase QueG yields MHLDKKPLSDFINSLGFFHVGFARARYLEEEADRLENWLNQSYQGEMNYLERYFDFRLDPQKLMPGCKTIIVLAMNYFQEPRATNENQSKISMYALGKDYHKIIRSKTKAIIQWMRHQYGDIAARAFVDSGPVLERVWAKESGISWTGKNTLSINPKTGSYFFLSCILTDLEFEADTPIKAYCGTCKKCIDACPTQAIHEDGFLLDASKCISYLTIELKSQIPEEFKGKMDDWIFGCDVCQDVCPWNRFSKPTEVEALFSSDTIKQLTNQELLEMDEVAFNLLFMHSPLKRSGLKGLQRNIRFIQ; encoded by the coding sequence TTGCATTTAGACAAAAAACCATTAAGCGACTTTATCAACAGTCTTGGATTTTTCCATGTAGGATTTGCTCGTGCCCGTTACCTTGAAGAAGAAGCAGATCGTCTTGAAAATTGGCTCAATCAATCGTATCAGGGTGAAATGAATTATCTCGAACGATATTTTGATTTTCGTCTTGACCCTCAAAAATTAATGCCAGGATGTAAAACGATCATAGTGTTGGCAATGAACTATTTTCAAGAACCAAGAGCAACAAATGAAAATCAAAGTAAAATCTCCATGTATGCCTTGGGCAAGGACTATCATAAGATTATTCGATCAAAAACTAAGGCCATCATTCAATGGATGCGGCATCAATATGGCGACATAGCAGCACGAGCCTTTGTAGATTCAGGTCCGGTATTAGAACGTGTTTGGGCAAAAGAATCCGGCATAAGCTGGACTGGAAAAAACACCTTGTCTATTAATCCTAAAACGGGCTCTTATTTTTTTCTTTCCTGCATTCTAACCGATTTAGAATTTGAAGCCGATACACCCATTAAAGCGTATTGCGGAACTTGTAAAAAATGCATCGATGCTTGTCCGACTCAAGCAATTCATGAAGACGGTTTTTTACTGGATGCATCTAAATGTATTTCCTATCTGACAATTGAATTAAAATCGCAGATTCCAGAGGAGTTTAAAGGTAAAATGGATGATTGGATTTTTGGTTGTGATGTTTGTCAGGATGTTTGTCCTTGGAATCGTTTTTCTAAGCCAACAGAAGTCGAAGCGCTTTTCAGTTCAGATACCATTAAACAACTTACAAATCAAGAACTTCTTGAAATGGACGAAGTTGCATTTAATCTTTTGTTCATGCATTCCCCACTTAAACGTAGCGGACTGAAAGGCCTGCAAAGAAACATCCGATTTATTCAATAA